A region of the Thiohalorhabdus sp. Cl-TMA genome:
GTGGATTGGGAGCAGGCCCAGCCCGCCTCTTTCCCCAACCTGAAGCCCTCCACCAAGACCATCTCCCTTCGACTTCCGGAAGGGCTGCTGGAACGGATCAAGATCGAGGCCCATAAGCGGGATATGCCTTATCAATCTCTGATCAAGGCTTGGCTCGCGGAAGACATAGAACGGACCCGGGACTGATCCTCCCGCCCTGGGTACGGCCTCTCATTACCTCTCTACCCGCCGTCCCTGCACCCACCGGTCAACCACCGGAATCACGATCAACGTCAGGATGGTCGCGGTCACCATTCCCCCACCCTGGGCACGGCGATGCGCTTCATCCCCTGCGAGCCTGGGCGGGGCAAACGGGGTGGGTGTCCTTTAGTTTATACTCACGCTCCTGGAGGCGGCCGGGCTGATCTGAAGGCCGGGGCCGCCCGTCACCGGAACACCCCCTCGGCCTCCCGCGCCCCGCAGAAGGCGCGCAGGAACAGCCCCGTGCCCAGCCCCCAGGCGCCGTTGACGGCCAAGCCCGTGACCAGGGCGCTGGCCCGGAAGCCCCCGGCCATGGCCATCCCCTTGAGGGGGAACACCACGAACCAGGCCACCAGGGTGGGGAAGATCGCCCCGAACAGGACGGCGACGATCCAGTAGCCCGCGCCCCGGGGGAACCAAACCTCGGCGGCGACGAAGATCAGGCCCCACACCCCGCCCCAGAATGCCAGCGACCAGATGGCCGGCACCCCGAAGGGCGCGGTGGGCTGCTGGGGAAAGGTGGTGGCGTCGATGTAGTGGATGCCGGTCAGCAGGGCCAGGATGCCCTGGTGGAACACCAGGGTGGCGACAAAGCCGGCGGCGAAGCCGCCCAGGTACCGCAGCGCGCCGTTGCCTTCCATGGGCTCCCCCTTCCGTGAGCGGAAAAAGAACGGG
Encoded here:
- a CDS encoding BrnA antitoxin family protein, whose amino-acid sequence is MSKRKTPPEFQTEAEERAFWESHDSTDYVDWEQAQPASFPNLKPSTKTISLRLPEGLLERIKIEAHKRDMPYQSLIKAWLAEDIERTRD